One region of Tamandua tetradactyla isolate mTamTet1 chromosome 6, mTamTet1.pri, whole genome shotgun sequence genomic DNA includes:
- the LOC143687261 gene encoding retinol dehydrogenase 10-like, whose translation MNIVVEFFVVTFKVLWAFVLAAARWLVRPKEKSVAGQVGLITGAGSGLGRLFALEFGRRRALLVLWDINTQSNEETAGMVRHIYRDLEAADAAALQAGNGEEEILPHCNLQVFTYTCDVGKRENVYLTAERVRKEVGEVSVLVNNAGVVSGHHLMECPDELIERTMMVNCHAHFWVNINILVFITDSSSVRRLGRRDFSASLKATCTLSPKLPSNQMSPHPPMVNYSVCQLL comes from the exons ATGAACATCGTGGTGGAGTTCTTCGTGGTCACTTTCAAAGTGCTCTGGGCGTTCGTGCTGGCCGCGGCGCGCTGGCTGGTGCGGCCCAAGGAGAAGAGCGTGGCGGGCCAGGTGGGCCTCATCACCGGCGCCGGCAGCGGCCTGGGCCGCCTCTTCGCACTCGAGTTCGGCCGGCGTCGGGCGCTGCTAGTGCTCTGGGACATCAACACGCAGAGCAACGAGGAGACGGCGGGCATGGTGCGCCACATCTACCGCGACTTGGAGGCGGCCGACGCCGCCGCTCTGCAAG CTGGGAATGGTGAGGAAGAAATTCTGCCCCACTGTAACTTGCAGGTTTTTACTTACACCTGTGATGTGGGGAAGAGGGAGAATGTCTACCTGACGGCTGAAAGGGTCCGCAAGGAGGTTGGCGAGGTCTCGGTGCTGGTCAATAATGCCGGCGTGGTCTCTGGGCATCACCTTATGGAATGTCCTGATGAGCTCATTGAGAGAACCATGATGGTCAATTGCCATGCACACTTCTGGGTAAATATAAACATCCttgtttttattactgattccTCCTCAGTGAGAAGGTTGGGAAGGAGAGACTTCAGTGCCAGCCTGAAAGCCACCTGTACTCTTTCACCCAAGCTTCCCTCTAATCAGatgtccccccacccacccatggTGAATTACAGTGTATGCCAGTTACTATAA